One Falco peregrinus isolate bFalPer1 chromosome 6, bFalPer1.pri, whole genome shotgun sequence DNA segment encodes these proteins:
- the MAFF gene encoding transcription factor MafF isoform X2, translating into MAADGLSSKALKVKRELGENTPLLSDEELMGLSVRELNHHLRGLSKEEVARLKQRRRTLKNRGYAASCRVKRVCQKEELQKQKMELEWEVDKLARENAAMRLELDTLRGKYEALQGFARTVAAHGPPAKVATASVITIVKSGANQAAYS; encoded by the exons ATGGCTGCGGACGGGCTCTCCAGCAAGGCCCTGAAG GTGAAGCGGGAGCTGGGGGAGAACACACCGCTGCTGTCGGATGAGGAGCTGATGGGGCTGTCGGTGCGGGAGCTCAACCACCACCTGCGTGGCCTCTCCAAGGAGGAGGTGGCGAGGCTGAAGCAGCGCCGGCGAACACTGAAGAACCGGGGTTATGCCGCCAGCTGCCGGGTGAAGCGCGTCTGCCAgaaggaagagctgcagaagcagaagatgGAGCTGGAGTGGGAGGTGGACAAGCTGGCCCGGGAGAATGCCGCCATGCGCCTGGAGCTCGACACCCTCCGTGGCAAGTACGAGGCCCTGCAGGGCTTTGCCCGCACGGTGGCCGCCCACGGGCCCCCTGCCAAGGTGGCCACCGCCAGTGTCATCACCATCGTCAAGTCCGGTGCCAATCAGGCTGCCTATTCCTAG
- the MAFF gene encoding transcription factor MafF isoform X1 gives MKEKREGQCEVRMAADGLSSKALKVKRELGENTPLLSDEELMGLSVRELNHHLRGLSKEEVARLKQRRRTLKNRGYAASCRVKRVCQKEELQKQKMELEWEVDKLARENAAMRLELDTLRGKYEALQGFARTVAAHGPPAKVATASVITIVKSGANQAAYS, from the exons ATGAAGGAAAAACGGGAG GGCCAGTGCGAAGTGAGGATGGCTGCGGACGGGCTCTCCAGCAAGGCCCTGAAG GTGAAGCGGGAGCTGGGGGAGAACACACCGCTGCTGTCGGATGAGGAGCTGATGGGGCTGTCGGTGCGGGAGCTCAACCACCACCTGCGTGGCCTCTCCAAGGAGGAGGTGGCGAGGCTGAAGCAGCGCCGGCGAACACTGAAGAACCGGGGTTATGCCGCCAGCTGCCGGGTGAAGCGCGTCTGCCAgaaggaagagctgcagaagcagaagatgGAGCTGGAGTGGGAGGTGGACAAGCTGGCCCGGGAGAATGCCGCCATGCGCCTGGAGCTCGACACCCTCCGTGGCAAGTACGAGGCCCTGCAGGGCTTTGCCCGCACGGTGGCCGCCCACGGGCCCCCTGCCAAGGTGGCCACCGCCAGTGTCATCACCATCGTCAAGTCCGGTGCCAATCAGGCTGCCTATTCCTAG
- the PLA2G6 gene encoding 85/88 kDa calcium-independent phospholipase A2 isoform X2: protein MQFFGRLVDTINSVTQIFTNPYRVKEVPAAEYAAHTCLKKEGRVALYKNSLARSWDCLLVNPQSPQVAFRLFQLDNEADALMRFEQYAGQLRPFYESSCQPLSLEDLQQLSDCFRNHPSWSSAHVAVEIGRRENFRHNCVLSCVNSTDREDGCTPMHLACRKGDMECLLELLECHARVDITDRNGETVFHYAVRGNNPQIIELLGRTPTAGLDHLSHEGLSALHLACQLGKEDMVRSLLKCRASCSIMGTLGYPIHTALKFSQKGCAQAILEADASQVRSKDPRYEATALHWAKKAEMTRLLLEYGSEVNLTSRTADMALHIAVKRGRFDCAMVLLTHGAQTNARGQDGNTPLHLAMKHDHLDMIKAIIVFGGDVEIPNDFGETPGLLAARSSKGYADLLYVSATLGQLLKAPDVVDSPSEGRRNHDRLLCLDGGGIRGLVLIQLLLAIEKAVGRPVREIFDWIAGTSTGGILALAIVHGKSMDYMRCLYFRMKDVVFQGSRPYESELLNEFLKQEFGENTKMTDVRNPKVMVTGTLCDRQPAELHLFRNYPVPETKTSTEYKTTASFKPLTQPEDQLVWRAARCSGAAPTYFRPIGRFLDGGLLANNPTLDAMTEIHEYNKTLIKKGQGQKVRKLGLVVSLGTGKPPQVPVSSVDVFRPSNPWELAKTVFGARELSKMVVDCCTDADGPAVDRARAWCEMTDTAYFRLSPQLHTEVMLDEVNDTVLVNALWDTQLYIYQQREQFEQLVQHLSR from the exons ATGCAGTTCTTTGGCCGGCTGGTGGATACCATCAACAGCGTCACCCAAATATTCACAAACCCTTACCGGGTGAAGGAGGTGCCAGCTGCGGAGTATGCTGCTCATACCTGTCTAAAGAAGGAAGGCAGGGTGGCCCTGTATAAGAATAGCCTCGCTCGATCGTGGGATTGCCTGCTGGTGAATCCCCAGAGCCCACAGGTTGCTTTCCG GCTCTTCCAGCTTGACAATGAAGCAGATGCCCTGATGCGTTTTGAGCAATATGCCGGGCAGCTGCGCCCTTTCTACGAGAGCTCGTGCCAGCCCTTGTCACTGGAGGATCTCCAACAGCTCAGTGACTGCTTCCGCAACCACCCCAGCTGGTCTTCAGCACATGTCGCGGTGGAGATTGGCCGTCGTGAGAACTTTCGACACAACTGTGTTCTGAG CTGTGTGAATAGCACAGACAGGGAGGATGGCTGTACCCCAATGCATCTAGCGTGCCGCAAGGGAGACATGGAGtgcctgctggagctgctggagtgCCATGCACGGGTGGATATTACTGACAGGAATGGGGAGACTGTTTTCCATTATGCTGTGCGAGGAAACAACCCCCAGATCATTGAG CTCCTGGGCAGAACCCCAACTGCTGGCTTGGACCACCTGAGCCACGAAGGGCTGAGCGCTCTGCATCTGGCTTGTCAGCTGGGCAAAGAAGACATGGTTCGGTCTCTGCTGAAATGCCGTGCCAGCTGCAGCATCATGGGGACACTGGGCTACCCCATCCACACAGCACTGAAGTTCTCCCAGAAGGG GTGTGCCCAGGCCATCCTCGAGGCAGATGCCAGCCAGGTTCGCTCCAAGGACCCACGCTATGAAGCCACTGCACTGCACTGGGCGAAGAAGGCAGAG ATGACACGGCTGCTGCTTGAGTATGGCTCTGAGGTGAATTTGACCAGCCGGACGGCTGACATGGCTCTGCACATTGCGGTCAAGAGGGGACGCTTTGACTGCGCCATGGTACTGCTGACACATGGAGCCCAGACCAATGCCAGGGGTCAGGATGGCAACACACCACTGCACCTGGCCATGAAG CATGACCACCTGGATATGATCAAAGCAATCATCGTGTTTGGAGGAGATGTTGAGATACCTAATGATTTTGGGGAGACACCAGGGCTGttggcagccaggagcagcaaag GGTACGCGGACCTTCTGTATGTTTCTGCAACGCTCGGACAGTTGTTGAAGGCACCAGATGTTGTGGACTCACCAAGTGAGGGTAGAAGAAA TCATGACCGTCTCCTGTGCCTGGATGGAGGAGGCATTCGGGGCCTGGTTCTCATTCAGCTCCTCCTGGCTATTGAAAAGGCTGTGGGCCGTCCCGTTCGTGAGATTTTTGACTGGATTGCAGGGACCAGCACTGGGGGAATCTTGGCCTTGGCTATTGTGCATG GGAAGTCCATGGACTACATGCGCTGCCTGTACTTCCGCATGAAGGACGTGGTGTTCCAGGGATCTCGACCCTATGAGTCGGAGCTCCTGAATGAGTTCTTGAAGCAGGAATTTGGGGAAAACACCAAAATGACAGATGTCCGAAACCCCAA GGTTATGGTGACAGGGACACTATGCGACCGGCAGCCAGCTGAGCTCCACCTTTTCCGGAATTACCCTGTACCAGAGACAAAAACCTCCACTGAATACAAGACAACTGCTTCTTTCAAACCGCTCACTCAACCAGAAG ACCAACTCGTATGGCGTGCTGCTCGCTGCAGTGGTGCGGCTCCCACTTACTTCCGGCCAATAGGCCGCTTTCTGGATGGCGGGCTGCTAGCCAACAACCCAACCCTCGATGCCATGACGGAGATTCATGAGTACAACAAGACGCTGATCAAGAAG GGTCAGGGgcaaaaagtaagaaaattgGGGTTGGTGgtctccctggggacagggaagcCTCCACAGGTCCCGGTGAGCTCTGTGGATGTTTTCCGCCCCTCCAACCCGTGGGAGCTGGCGAAGACTGTCTTTGGGGCCAGGGAGCTCAGCAAGATGGTGGTGGATTGT TGCACTGACGCAGATGGCCCAGCTGTGGATCGTGCCAGGGCCTGGTGTGAGATGACAGATACCGCATATTTTCG GCTTAGCCCTCAGCTGCACACGGAGGTGATGTTGGACGAGGTGAACGATACTGTGCTGGTGAACGCTCTCTGGGACACCCAGCTTTACATCTACCAGCAGCGGGAGCAGTTTGAGCAGCTGGTGCAACATCTCTCCCGATGA
- the PLA2G6 gene encoding 85/88 kDa calcium-independent phospholipase A2 isoform X1: MQFFGRLVDTINSVTQIFTNPYRVKEVPAAEYAAHTCLKKEGRVALYKNSLARSWDCLLVNPQSPQVAFRLFQLDNEADALMRFEQYAGQLRPFYESSCQPLSLEDLQQLSDCFRNHPSWSSAHVAVEIGRRENFRHNCVLSCVNSTDREDGCTPMHLACRKGDMECLLELLECHARVDITDRNGETVFHYAVRGNNPQIIELLGRTPTAGLDHLSHEGLSALHLACQLGKEDMVRSLLKCRASCSIMGTLGYPIHTALKFSQKGCAQAILEADASQVRSKDPRYEATALHWAKKAEMTRLLLEYGSEVNLTSRTADMALHIAVKRGRFDCAMVLLTHGAQTNARGQDGNTPLHLAMKHDHLDMIKAIIVFGGDVEIPNDFGETPGLLAARSSKGANRKVLLDLLQTVGTERCHPPNPDSPSLAPSASSFLEGQPSSRSNFNSLGYADLLYVSATLGQLLKAPDVVDSPSEGRRNHDRLLCLDGGGIRGLVLIQLLLAIEKAVGRPVREIFDWIAGTSTGGILALAIVHGKSMDYMRCLYFRMKDVVFQGSRPYESELLNEFLKQEFGENTKMTDVRNPKVMVTGTLCDRQPAELHLFRNYPVPETKTSTEYKTTASFKPLTQPEDQLVWRAARCSGAAPTYFRPIGRFLDGGLLANNPTLDAMTEIHEYNKTLIKKGQGQKVRKLGLVVSLGTGKPPQVPVSSVDVFRPSNPWELAKTVFGARELSKMVVDCCTDADGPAVDRARAWCEMTDTAYFRLSPQLHTEVMLDEVNDTVLVNALWDTQLYIYQQREQFEQLVQHLSR, translated from the exons ATGCAGTTCTTTGGCCGGCTGGTGGATACCATCAACAGCGTCACCCAAATATTCACAAACCCTTACCGGGTGAAGGAGGTGCCAGCTGCGGAGTATGCTGCTCATACCTGTCTAAAGAAGGAAGGCAGGGTGGCCCTGTATAAGAATAGCCTCGCTCGATCGTGGGATTGCCTGCTGGTGAATCCCCAGAGCCCACAGGTTGCTTTCCG GCTCTTCCAGCTTGACAATGAAGCAGATGCCCTGATGCGTTTTGAGCAATATGCCGGGCAGCTGCGCCCTTTCTACGAGAGCTCGTGCCAGCCCTTGTCACTGGAGGATCTCCAACAGCTCAGTGACTGCTTCCGCAACCACCCCAGCTGGTCTTCAGCACATGTCGCGGTGGAGATTGGCCGTCGTGAGAACTTTCGACACAACTGTGTTCTGAG CTGTGTGAATAGCACAGACAGGGAGGATGGCTGTACCCCAATGCATCTAGCGTGCCGCAAGGGAGACATGGAGtgcctgctggagctgctggagtgCCATGCACGGGTGGATATTACTGACAGGAATGGGGAGACTGTTTTCCATTATGCTGTGCGAGGAAACAACCCCCAGATCATTGAG CTCCTGGGCAGAACCCCAACTGCTGGCTTGGACCACCTGAGCCACGAAGGGCTGAGCGCTCTGCATCTGGCTTGTCAGCTGGGCAAAGAAGACATGGTTCGGTCTCTGCTGAAATGCCGTGCCAGCTGCAGCATCATGGGGACACTGGGCTACCCCATCCACACAGCACTGAAGTTCTCCCAGAAGGG GTGTGCCCAGGCCATCCTCGAGGCAGATGCCAGCCAGGTTCGCTCCAAGGACCCACGCTATGAAGCCACTGCACTGCACTGGGCGAAGAAGGCAGAG ATGACACGGCTGCTGCTTGAGTATGGCTCTGAGGTGAATTTGACCAGCCGGACGGCTGACATGGCTCTGCACATTGCGGTCAAGAGGGGACGCTTTGACTGCGCCATGGTACTGCTGACACATGGAGCCCAGACCAATGCCAGGGGTCAGGATGGCAACACACCACTGCACCTGGCCATGAAG CATGACCACCTGGATATGATCAAAGCAATCATCGTGTTTGGAGGAGATGTTGAGATACCTAATGATTTTGGGGAGACACCAGGGCTGttggcagccaggagcagcaaag GTGCGAACCGGAAAGTGCTCTTAGACCTGCTGCAAACTGTAGGGACTGAACGCTGCCACCCACCCAACCCTGACTCCCCAAGCCTGGCACCATCTGCTTCCTCCTTCCTGGAAGGCCAGCCTTCCTCACGGAGCAACTTCAACAGCTTAG GGTACGCGGACCTTCTGTATGTTTCTGCAACGCTCGGACAGTTGTTGAAGGCACCAGATGTTGTGGACTCACCAAGTGAGGGTAGAAGAAA TCATGACCGTCTCCTGTGCCTGGATGGAGGAGGCATTCGGGGCCTGGTTCTCATTCAGCTCCTCCTGGCTATTGAAAAGGCTGTGGGCCGTCCCGTTCGTGAGATTTTTGACTGGATTGCAGGGACCAGCACTGGGGGAATCTTGGCCTTGGCTATTGTGCATG GGAAGTCCATGGACTACATGCGCTGCCTGTACTTCCGCATGAAGGACGTGGTGTTCCAGGGATCTCGACCCTATGAGTCGGAGCTCCTGAATGAGTTCTTGAAGCAGGAATTTGGGGAAAACACCAAAATGACAGATGTCCGAAACCCCAA GGTTATGGTGACAGGGACACTATGCGACCGGCAGCCAGCTGAGCTCCACCTTTTCCGGAATTACCCTGTACCAGAGACAAAAACCTCCACTGAATACAAGACAACTGCTTCTTTCAAACCGCTCACTCAACCAGAAG ACCAACTCGTATGGCGTGCTGCTCGCTGCAGTGGTGCGGCTCCCACTTACTTCCGGCCAATAGGCCGCTTTCTGGATGGCGGGCTGCTAGCCAACAACCCAACCCTCGATGCCATGACGGAGATTCATGAGTACAACAAGACGCTGATCAAGAAG GGTCAGGGgcaaaaagtaagaaaattgGGGTTGGTGgtctccctggggacagggaagcCTCCACAGGTCCCGGTGAGCTCTGTGGATGTTTTCCGCCCCTCCAACCCGTGGGAGCTGGCGAAGACTGTCTTTGGGGCCAGGGAGCTCAGCAAGATGGTGGTGGATTGT TGCACTGACGCAGATGGCCCAGCTGTGGATCGTGCCAGGGCCTGGTGTGAGATGACAGATACCGCATATTTTCG GCTTAGCCCTCAGCTGCACACGGAGGTGATGTTGGACGAGGTGAACGATACTGTGCTGGTGAACGCTCTCTGGGACACCCAGCTTTACATCTACCAGCAGCGGGAGCAGTTTGAGCAGCTGGTGCAACATCTCTCCCGATGA
- the BAIAP2L2 gene encoding brain-specific angiogenesis inhibitor 1-associated protein 2-like protein 2: MDLSYRTTISIYKSILEQFNPALENLVYLGNNYLRAFHALSKAAEVYFKAIEKIGEQALQSSTSHMLGEILMQMSDTQRLLSSDLEVVAQTFHVDLLQHMEKNTKMDVQFISESQKQYELEYQRRATNLDKCMAELWRMERARDKNVREMKENVMRLCSEMQVFVSESQREAELEEKRRYRFLAEKHQMLYNTLLQFYSRARGMIQTKAPQWKEQLEASRNPSNSHSQGLLAASHSQGYPSGRLTPTHLEMPQRPLEDFSSPITGSRSSVFSAEPPEMRLSPQPEPPRWPLRRTPSASLLPTGRTSRSGSFGEASSGSEGRRRSSTARVQAIVPHTTGVNRTLLRFDPGDVITVLMPDAQNGWLYGKLEGSSTCGWFPEAYVKPLEDAREMEEPTTRSFPLRSSHSMDDILDRPSTPSSSNYWPAAAQPSLPNPPPLSVGASSHQTGVATPVSSGSKKSGVFDRPPELFPRGTNPFATVKLRPTVTNDRSAPIIR; this comes from the exons ATGGACTTGTCCTACAGAACCACCATCTCCATCTACAAG AGTATCCTGGAGCAGTTCAACCCTGCGCTGGAGAACCTGGTGTACCTCGGGAACAACTACCTGCGTGCTTTCCACG CATTATCCAAAGCTGCTGAAGTGTATTTTAAGGCGATAGAGAAGATTGGGGAGCAAGCGCTGCAGAGCTCCACCTCACACATGCTGG GTGAAATTCTGATGCAGATGTCTGACACACAGAGACTCCTGAGCTCTGATTTGGAAGTTGTG GCTCAGACCTTCCATGtggacctgctgcagcacatggaGAAGAACACTAAAATGGACGTGCAGTTCATCAGT GAGAGCCAGAAGCAGTATGAGCTGGAGTACCAGCGCAGAGCCACCAACCTGGATAAGtgcatggcagagctgtggagAATGGAGAGGGCCCGTGATAAAAACGTCCGGGAGATGAAG GAGAATGTGATGCGACTGTGCTCAGAGATGCAGGTGTTTGTCTCTGAGAGCCAGAGGGAGgctgagctggaggagaaaCGTCGCTACCGCTTCCTGGCTGAAAAGCATCAGATGCTCTACAATACTCTCCTCCAGTTTTACAGCAGG gCTCGGGGCATGATCCAGACTAAGGCACCACAGtggaaggagcagctggaggccagcCGCAACCCCTCGAATAGCCACTCACAGGGTCTTCTCGCAGCCTCCCACAGTCAGGGGTATCCATCAGGCCGGCTCACCCCTACCCACCTCGAGATG CCCCAGAGACCCCTTGAGGACTTTTCTTCTCCCATAACTGGGAGTAGATCCAGCGtcttctctgcagagcctccAGAAATGAGACTGTCTCCTCAACCAGAGCCCCCCAGGTGGCCATTGCGGAGGACACCATCAGCTA GTTTGCTCCCTACTGGCCGTACCTCCCGTTCAGGTTCCTTTGGTGAGGCCAGCAGCGGCAGcgaaggcaggaggaggagcagcacagCGAGAGTGCAAGCTATCGTGCCCCACACGACTGGTGTCAACCGGACCCTGCTACGGTTTGACCCCGGGGATGTCATCACGGTGCTGATGCCAGATGCGCAGAACGGCTGGCTGTATGGCAAGCTGGAGGGCTCATCCAC ATGCGGCTGGTTCCCTGAAGCTTATGTCAAGCCTCTGGAGGATGCAAGAGAGATGGAAGAGCCAACCACCAG GTCCTTCCCACTGCGAAGTAGTCACAGTATGGATGACATCCTGGACCGTCCCAGCACTCCTTCCTCTAGCAATTACTGGCCTGCTGCGGCCCAGCCCAGTTTGCCAAACCCACCTCCCCTCTCAGTGGGTGCCAGCAGTCACCAGACTGGGGTAGCCACGCCAGTCAGTTCTGGCTCCAAG